The following coding sequences lie in one Rutidosis leptorrhynchoides isolate AG116_Rl617_1_P2 chromosome 4, CSIRO_AGI_Rlap_v1, whole genome shotgun sequence genomic window:
- the LOC139839534 gene encoding folylpolyglutamate synthase-like, which produces MSQGYDEAMGALSSLITKKNRSHKYVVDDRFQRMFDYVQILDLKEPISQMKIIHVAGTKGKGSTCVFTESILRNCGFRTGLFTSPHLIDVRERFRLDGEDICEEKFLTYFWWCWNRLKTKCSGDMPMPTLFHFLALLAFKIFSDEQVDAAIIEVGLGGKIDATNVIQTPIVCGITPLGYDHTEILGNTLEAIAGEKAGIFKKCVPAFTVSQPHEAMQVLKDKAFQLDVPLQVTKRVDSNLLNGLPLGLAGEHQYINAGLAVMLSSTWLQRTGHLQFEPVDQTGSLPEQFIKGLTTASLQGRAQIIRDICSQGDLIFYLDGAHSPESMEVCANWFSDAVKENDGKQRCSSNQKLNNRISENSRKDSLQPLQILLFNCMSVRDPQLLFPPLLDTCAEHGIKFNKALFVPNMSLYTKVGSSSSLPPTDAQVDQTWQLTLQRVWENIMCGNFKKDEVLSSENKDLDERSATSCKNSVVFSSLPLAIKWLRDTAEQNKSVRLQVLVTGSLHLVGDVIKLVKK; this is translated from the exons ATGTCACAAG GTTATGATGAGGCAATGGGTGCCCTATCCTCTCTCATTACCAAGAAGAATCGTTCTCATAAGTACGTTGTCGATGACCGATTCCAGAGAATGTTTGACTATGTTCAG ATTTTGGATTTGAAAGAGCCGATTTCGCAAATGAAAATCATTCATGTTGCAGGTACTAAAGGAAAG GGATCAACGTGTGTATTCACGGAATCTATATTACGTAATTGTGGCTTTCGCACTGGGTTATTCACGTCTCCTCATCTCATTGATGTTAGAGAAAGATTTCGATTAGATGG TGAGGACATATGCGAAGAGAAGTTTTTGACGTACTTCTGGTGGTGTTGGAATAGGTTGAAG ACAAAATGCAGTGGTGATATGCCGATGCCAACGTTATTCCACTTCCTTGCTTTACTTGCTTTCAAAATTTTTAGTGATGAACAA GTAGATGCTGCTATTATCGAGGTTGGACTAGGAGGGAAGATTGATGCAACCAACGTG ATTCAGACACCGATAGTGTGTGGTATCACACCGCTAGGTTATGACCATACCGAAATCCTTG GAAATACTCTGGAGGCAATTGCAGGGGAGAAAGCTGGTATCTTTAAG AAATGTGTTCCTGCATTTACTGTTTCACAACCACATGAAGCTATGCAAGTACTTAAAGATAAAGCTTTCCAGTTGGAT GTGCCCCTGCAAGTGACAAAACGGGTGGACAGTAATTTGCTAAATGGATTACCTCTCGGGCTTGCAGGCGAGCATCAATATATAAATGCAGGGCTTGCTGTTATGTTAAGCTCTACATGGCTTCAAAGGACTGGTCACCTTCAATTCGAACCTGTCGATCAAACT GGTTCTCTGCCAGAGCAATTCATCAAAGGGTTAACAACAGCAAGTTTACAAGGACGGGCCCAGATTATTCGTGATATTTGTAGCCAAGGTGACCTGATATTTTATTTGGACGGTGCACATAGCCCCGAAAGTATGGAAGTTTGTGCAAATTGGTTTTCTGATGCGGTTAAAGAAAATGATGGAAAACAAAGATGCTCAAGCAACCAGAAACTAAATAATCGCATCAGTGAAAACTCACGGAAGGACTCCTTACAGCCGTTACAG ATATTGCTGTTCAATTGTATGTCAGTGAGGGACCCGCAATTGCTCTTTCCACCGCTGCTGGACACATGTGCTGAGCATG GCATAAAGTTTAACAAGGCATTATTTGTACCAAACATGTCGCTCTACACCAAAGTTGGATCTAGCTCATCTTTACCCCCAACTGATGCTCAAGTTGACCAAACATGGCAACTGACACTTCAAAGAGTATGGGAGAACATCATGTGTG GAAATTTCAAAAAAGATGAGGTCTTATCGAGTGAGAATAAAGATCTGGATGAGAGGAGTGCTACAAGTTGCAAAAACAGTGTGGTGTTCTCATCCCTCCCGTTGGCCATTAAATGGTTAAGGGATACCGCTGAACAAAATAAGTCTGTTCGGTTGCAG GTGTTGGTAACTGGTTCGTTACATTTGGTGGGTGACGTTATAAAATTAGTGAAGAAATAA